The following is a genomic window from Euwallacea similis isolate ESF13 chromosome 4, ESF131.1, whole genome shotgun sequence.
agGATTAATATAGAATTTCtcgacaaaatggcgaatgcaaattattcaagaaaacttcctcttttgtattttattctacttcaagatcatttttaattttgctgtGCAATTTTTTGTCACTTGTAATGAGAATTGTTCCCACAATGCACAATATTAGCACaactttacaaaataaagttttttgacaattttgtgTAGTTTTAGATACTGATCAGCACCTTCACTGGCAGTACTTTCCTACTACGAAATGCGACATTGGGGCAATAGCTGACCGGTTTGTTGGCGGTACTGAAGCCTCTTTAGATCAATTTCCGTGGATAACTCATCTGGCATATCAACTAAAACCTTATAAGCGAAAATTATACTTTATCTGTGTAGGTTCTATCATCAACCTCTAGTATGTCATCAGCGCCAGTCATTGCTTCTTGGGTTCGTTAGAGCATAATATGTGAGTGTAAAATCTGAGGCTTGAATGATCCAATTTCATTCAAGGTTCCCCATAGATGGCAGGTGAGAATAGATGAATATTTCCTCCAAGAAAAAGTCGATTGTGCGTATATGGTTTGCGTTCCTGCTGTACAAGATATTAACGTGGCTGAAATAATATAATTCGAGGTTCACGGGCAGGATTCCTCGGGTACTTATGAGAACATTGCCTTTATTAAGCTGGCTGCTTTCTTGCAATTCAATGGTACTAGCTCAAATTAACTGAAGCAATCAATTAATTCTTACTACAGACTTCGTCACGTCAATCTGTCTACCTAAAAGCATAGCTGACCAAATTAATGACTACTTGTCACCAATAAACTCGGTTGAAGTAGCCTCATGGGGCATAATCAGCGTAAGACAGTCTCGCATCCTTAACAAACTGATGCACGTGCAAATTCTCGTTGTACCCTTGGAATCTTGCAAGAAGAGTTTCCCTAAGAATAAGATCGACGAGTCTATGATTTGCATGGGGATTGGTAATTTTCTTTAGTTAATAAACATTTAGAAGATTTCGATTCAAATTAAGTAAGTTAAGGCAAGGATTCCTGCGTGGGAGGCTCTGGAGGACCTTTAATGAGGCCAATCGTCCTAGATGCTTCGCTCAGACACTTTTTGTTCGGCATAGTTTCTTATGACACCAAAAAGTGTGGGATTGTGGAACCTATTGTGTGACCCATTACGTGAGCTGGATACTCGATGATATCGAGCTCCTGGAATAATTACGAAGGAATGGTTTACagatatttgtatttaatcgcttaaattatttatgtttattcgatttttatatttctatttttcctGCTTATCAGTTTTATTGGGTtaacataataaaaagttCTATATTGTTACTAACCGAACGCAACATACCTAAATATTTTGCTCCGTAAGATTGGTAATTCAAGGTACACGTCCCCAGTGATATACTCCGTTCCGATTATTATTTGATCTTGTGAAAAGCATGTAgactttgtaaaaaaaaattatttggtaaaTATCTTGAAATTCCCATAGGTTTAACGGAAGCTGAGACCAGGGTAAATCATTAGGAGTTAATCACACAGTAGTTTCCAAACGTTTAAAGTCACTAGGAATGATCcaaaaagaaggaaattgGGACTGTACGAATTGAAGCCGCAAGACGTCCAGCGGCGTTTGTTTGCATGTGAACAACTGCTCCAAAGGCAGAAAAGAAAAGGGTTCTTACATCGTATCGTGACTGACGATGGAAAGTGAAAAAATCGCGGGCCAAGCCCGGCCATGCTTCGACATCAACGGCAAAACCGAATATCCATAGTTCCAAACTcttgctctgtatttggtgggatcagcAGGGCGTGGTTTATTATGAGCTACTCAGATCCAACGAGACTATTACGGGAGATCGTTACAAGTTACAATTGATGCATTTAAGCCAAACATTAAAGGAAAAACGCCCTCAATACGAGAAGAGACACGATAAGGTAATTTTACAGCATGCTAACCCTCGGCCACATGTTGCAAAATCTGTCAAAATATACTCAGAAACGCTCAAATGGGACATCCTACCCTATACGCCGTATTCACCAGATATTGCTCCGTTTGACTATCACTTATTCggatccatggcacatggcCTAGCTGAACAGCACTTTAATTCTTATGAAGACACCAAAAAATGGCTTGATTCTCGGATGGCTTCAAAAGACGTTTCGTTTTTCCGACGTGGAATTAGTATGCTGCCAGAAAGATGGGAAAAAGCAGTGGCTTGtaatggacaatactttgaatGATAAGTTCTTTCccaatttttctcaataaagTAGTTATTTTCACGAAAAAACAGCGATTCAAGTACCTAATAAGTTcacgaaaaattttaaaattaatttattactagcaatatatcaataaaaataggTAATTCATGCCTTTAATTTCCCAACAATCCAAGGAACATAATTGGCAACTTTTGTGTAAACTCCGGGCCAATTTTGCATGCCGCAGGGTGAGGGCCCGAAGGATACCACCCCAATAGAATACCAGTTAATCTCCCCATCGGGGGTGGCGTCCATGGTCATCAGAGGACCACCACTATCGCCCCTACAGGAATCGCGCCCCTTTTTACCCCCTGCGCATAATTGACCTGCGCCCAGACGAACGTTGGCTTGGCTGTAGGTATTTGAACATGTCTCATGAGTGTTGACTGGAACCTGAAAaaagattgaaattttaattttgccaGGAGGTCGTTTTTAAGGAAATGAAGTAAACAACAATTATGGCGAGCATACATTGCTAAATTTAGAGGATCTTTAGGCGTTCGATAAATTTTGtggaatttcaataatttagaTATAAGAAACATTATCCCACGAACCTCGAGTTTTAGTTTAATATTACTCTCACTGCTGTTCTCAGTTTTACCCCATCCGGCAACTATCAGATTCTTGTTCACATATGATTTGCTTTGCAGTGTAGGTACTTGAGGTAAACATATTGGCTTCACGTAATCTGCAATTGCACCCATTATGCCCCATCATTGAAAAATCTCGTGTCTTTGTTCATACCAGAAAACTTAACATTCCTAATAAGTCTCAGTAAAGCGATATCGTGGTACTGATTCGCGTCAAAAGGATTATAACTTTCGTGGGCTACTCGTTCATCTACAGCCACATCTACAGCCGGAGGAGCGCATTGAGTCTGTCCATCTTGGGTGGTGATGCAGTCTTCTTCAGTGTCTGTATTGTATTCACCAAGACGCACACTAATTCtggataataaaaaaaacagattcCTTACTGctaaaaaattacagaaatatATACCCACATCTTCCAGTTTGGCGGTAAATCTTTTCCTTTTAGGCAGTGGGCTGCAGTGAGAACATAGCGACTACTGATCAGCACTCCTCCGCAATAAAAACCTCTTTGACCGTTAGCTTTAACGTAAATTTGATTTAGaaagttttgatatttttttcgaaaaacttaCGACGTTCGTACTCGACCAATGCCATCCAGGGGAACTCATCCAGTTGCGCCTTTTCTCCCCCATAAATGCGGTTTATAGTTCCAGTGCCGCAGACGTCGGTGGTCGGAAGGAGATCGGATTGAATACCTAAAACGCATACGAATTCGCtaaaatacgtaaaaattatttaaaagatgtgggaatatttttgaattattatggGTACGACGGGAAGAATGTTTGGTTGCCTAATGCAAGTCCTCAATAGTGTTAAAACCTTGGTTTAACAGTGACGACGTCTTTGAGAACCTGCTCTAtcttttattgatattttaacgTTGCTTATGAGTTAATATAAACATCTCCATTTATGGTCATTACTAATACGAAGCAgtaattgaaatattcagatctatagattttttaattatacactTCTGAGCTGACAACAAAGCAAAACACAGATATACCCCCTCAACCCATTTTCGTCACAATTAAAGCAGCTAATTAGGGGTTTTACCATCCACAAGGATTAACTAATACAATGCACACAACATCGAGCTCTCCCTCAGAATGTCCCTTCACCTTTTTTTAGCCTTTCCAAAGAAAGTTCTCACAACCACGGGCATATGGCCTTCCAAGGACTACTCTCTCCTCTACAACCTTCGAGGTATTTTCACCATCCTCAACATCTCTTTGCTGGCGTTTTGTTTGAGTTACAATGCAGCTTGCCATATCGACAACTTCGTAAAACTATCTGAGAGCTTGACATATCTGATTTCGGTTATAAATTCGTTGCTGAAGATCAGCATGTTGTCCAAGAACAGGAAGATGTTGTTTGAGCTGGTTGGCATGATGGAGATGGAAAGCTTCACGAGATTTGAGAAAGCTTATGAGGGTATTGGGGCAGGGCTTTGGAAAACCGTGAATGTGGTACAGACGGTTTTTTGGTGGCAAGTTAATATGGCATTTGTGTTTCTTAATTTGTTTCCTGGTAAGTTGTTTCGTCGAggtagtttttttaaataataatttaataattattatttaatagtaattaaatggcaaaaattaaatataaagatATCTTAACTCAAAATGGTTTTCTTAATCTTTTGAATAGTAATAGAATCTGAGGCTCTCCCTATGGACTTCCCGCACTTCCGCGATGGCCCTTTTCACTACCCGTTCTACTTATTTGAGTCGGTTTCTATGGCCCTTGCAGCTTATGATAACATGGCTGTAGACTTGCTCACAGTGGGAGTGATTTCTGTGACTGCGATGCAGCTGCAAATCCTCAATAAAAAGCTCGTGGATACCGAAAAGAATGTCAAGAAACTGGGAGGAAACACTGAGACCATGACATTAGTTTATTTGGTTGAATGCTGCCAGCACTACAACGATATTGAGAAGTATTTGAGCATTTTGATTCGCTCTTAAACAGTATCCtccattaagatagtcaaaatgccctttgatctaaattgaaaacctaactgaatgAGCATATGTGCATAAGTTATAACCTTCTAATGCTAATtagttgtgcaaaatacccttaAACCGCCATAttctaaattataatttttaacttcaaaattattttttctgaaaatctgaaaaaaattatacatatatagaaaaCCCTTGTTCATtcactacatttttttagtttttttttcctgctaattctaacctaaaaatgatttttaaaatttcaaaatggaataactttttttcagaatggaCTGCAGGTTtagttttcttcttttaatgATGGgaatttttatggcaaatctaagtgtatataaaaAGTGTCACATTTTACGATgcgttttattgaaaaatgcaaaaaactcaattttttgaaatttttttcaatactgtATTAAGCATTTCGACTTTTTTGGgaatttgatgcattttttacaatCCAATAGTATCTATTTATCGTATTTTATGTCGAATTGCTTAATTCGgtgttgaaaaaaatgacaaaaaaatcgagttttttgtatttttcaatatggcgcagcctaaaaagtgacacattttaaggtttttgtgtGGTCTAGGGGGGTGGTGGTAAGAGTGTTTTGCACAAATAATTGGCATTAGGgggttataacttatgtacttaaATGCCCATTcagttaagtttttaatttagatgAAAGGGCATTTTAACTATCTTAATTCGAGGGAGGGGGGGGGGATACTCTTTACATAGGTAATTTTATAGGTATATCAAGTGCCTCTTAGAAGTGTTCTCGGTGAACGTCTTTGTGCAGCTTGGTGCAAGCATTGTGGCCATTTGTAATTCAGGAATTCTGATTTTAACAGTATGTCGTGTAAATTCAGttatactttaaaaaaatcttgaattattttcatttcaggtGGATCCAGTGTCTATAGAAGCATTGTCTCTAATAGTTTATTTGGTGACGATGTTTGCGGAGTTAGGCATGTACTGCTGGTTTGGCAATCATGTTTATATGGAGGTACTTATATATTGCTGTACAGTATGCTTAAGTGTCATATATTCCAAATGTTATattctaaaattcaaaaaatttctaatttactcTCATAAACTATCCTACTCTATGAACATCCTactattcaaaaatgtgattttgaaataagacaccctgtatataagtttttactttaatagtttttgtaTATTCGACCGTTAAGTCTGTTAAAATCATGGGAattgatcaaattttcaaatagtaTATTCTTGAACTCAAAGATCCGCAATTTTATgtcaatttaaccgacctcgtattTTGTATGGGTATAGAGATCTTCATGTATATTgacatattataatatttctcttttctatAGAGTTTGGAAGTCACCACTTGCTGCTACCTCTCGCGGTGGAACGAGCATGACTCCAACGTTAGAAAAACCCTCTTTATGCTAATGGAAAGAAGCAAACGTGCTCTGCAGATCAGAGGCTTGCAATTTACCACTCTTAATTTCCCTACCTTCATAGCTGTAAGCTTCTTAAATccttttcaataaataacCACCGGAAAAAACTTGGTTTTTAGATACTCAAATGGTCTTATTCCTACTTCACTTTACTTAGAAATTACACCACGATGGATTCGGCAGATAAGTAATCGCTATTTGTCTACCTTGATTAATGGGCGCCTGAGTGGTGGTGCTCCCAACGGGTCCTGTAGGACAGCACACCTTAGGAGTTGTACCTAGAAACCCGCACTGAGACCTCCTGAGGAAATCTGCGTCAGATGAACTGATGGGGCGTGTCTTCAGGATGTTATAGAGTGAATCACAGTTGAGCAAGGAGATGCATTCTCCTTGTTGCGAGAGTGGAGTTCTGCAGTAGTCTCCAAGCTCTATTAAAGTGTAGTTTACCCACTAATTGCTTGATAAATGATCAAATACCTACGTGCAATGCACAGTTGAGGGCTTAAAGCGACAATCACGAGCACAATGATATTATAATACATGATCGTCAGCACAAGGAACcagcttttaaaatttcgccCGCGTCAGCAACATCGTCGTCTCTTAGCAGGACACATTGGAACCCAactgatgatgatgatggtaGAAAAATGTTTGCGTCGATTTGTTGCTGTTATTTGTGCCGCACATGACCAGTGGCTGGCTATCGAAGAGTACCACGGCTGTTTAATCCGGTACTTGTCAACCTTGGAAATTCTAGATAAGCATAGATAATCGTctgtttatttaattgttgtttattaatttgcttaattttgGTTGGATTTTATCTGGAAAATATAATAGTTTCAATTTGTTGGGGAAATACCAGTAATAGGCAATAAATGGGCTGGTTTTGCACTGAGCTCCACTAAGAttcgattttattattatcatgtGGTTTTACATTATTTCGGGAAATCTACGAGATTACAAAGGAGTTCAAGTATTGATGAGGTCAAGTAATGGCAATTAAGTGATATCGAACACAGAACGTCTTATATCTCTATGTgaataaaactgttttaaatacTTCATTCGATTGGTTCCTagacaaatttcaatattttttaggaaatttttcacaatctggcaatgtgaaattttctgaattatcCAACGTGACCTGTATAAAGTAAAgtagatttttaaaacaaaagaacgCTGCGATGTTGctattgttaataataaattgtttcgGCTCTAGTATAGggagatttaataaaattatggtttaaacaattatatacagggcgaGACACCAGAAGCGCCTCGAAAGATTACGTCcttattaatgattttgatcgaaaattgtttctaGAGGTGTGTGTAGAATCCTAcaaggtacattttaaaaatattatcatttatacagggtatataaaaaaaaagatacactTCAAACATATCTTTTGAATGGAATACTTTATGTTTCATTACATATTTGGAATCAGAAGAAGAAAACAGTAGAAGTTTGTTTAACACACACTAAGTCTAAAACAACActtcttgagaaattttagaaaatataaaaatgtaaggatcaaaaaaacatttttttctaagtgaAATGAATTACTTGACTACTATTTTTTCAGTATTATTTCTTAAGAACAAACTATTTCTCAAATTAGAATGAATTCTTTACTAaactgaaatacagggtgagcaaaaagggtgttcaaatttaatcACTTATAATTTAgtgtaaatttcttttttttaatagaatgtatacatttttatatataaattagaATCACTAATTAATGCCTTTTCAATTGATACCATGGTGTCCTATATCTATCTTTAAGAGCTTTTCCTTAAtatcagattttatttaattttcaataataacattaaagAATATAAATCATTGTTAGAGTATGCCTtgaatatacatacatataggGTACATTTCACCTCCCGTCTTCCATAGCTCGGTTATGATTAAAAGTAGGATTTTAGAATTGTCCATACTTTACTTGTGTCCTAGTGCAtattccaggaaaatatttctaattatacagggtgccccaaaaaagtgtgaagACACCgaactatattttttttaatggaacactctatattttttctcacatttaaatgctttctatgattgtctacacattcctaaaattttgttgaaatcggttaaataatactgacggaaaaaattaaaaattaaaaaaaaattgcatttgtaACTCtggtttcaaaaattaataaaaaatagaaataatatatatttaaacaaactactcaagatgcttattaagcatgatttaatagttttattaaaaaagtttcgattattgatattgtacagggtgatcaaaatttagcgtcaaatttttcaaactttaaagggttttattttatttatgttaatttgacgtatggtttaatttagttcgaagcagaattgaaaaacaaacgtttttttaattacatgtCTATCGCAATTTCTAACGTGTCGAAAGTTATTCGccgaaaaccattccaatagtaattaaaccGAATAGAAAACTAAGGTGGTTATTACAAAAGAATTAttcataaaacttattttataattacaattatgtTACAACTATTACaaatctaaagtatgtgttcgacATGTCTTCCGTTCTCTTAAAGACACACATTAAGACATTATGGAAAGACGTATTGTGCAAGGTTACAAGATATGTAATTAGAAAAACTTTTGTTCTTGAATTTTACATCGAACTAGATTAAAACATACGGGagtccaaaattaaaataaataaaataaaaccctTTAAAGTTTGAGAAATTTGACGCTAAATTTTAGACATCCTGTAACAATATCgattatctaaatttttttaataaaactattaaaccatgcttaataaatatcttgagtaatttctttaaatatgcattatttttattctttattattttttgatttttttttttttttaatttaattaatttttaatatcaaaaattatacagggtagtcctACGGGAAGTTCCTCGATCGATTGCGGGAAAACcataatttcgaaaaatatgaaaatcggAGAATATACCCAAGTCCTTGGGAGACAcacgttaaaaatattttcaagatggTAGTACTTTtggttataccggaagtagaAGTCGActcgcttattttaaatggaatgtcCTATATTTTATCGCATTTTTGGACCTTGCCATGAATTGTGAACACCTtttatatgaaacattttgtGCTTATCCCTAACCGTTCTGGAGATATTTATacttaaagataaaatttgacaGTTGCAGTCCTTGATTCATTTGGTGATATGAAAAAGGAAAGTAtcgttgtaattttttgaagtattGCTAATAAAGCACTACTTCAGCCGCGTATGCAGTATAACTCGCGATAtaacatacagggtattcataaataattcttaaagttgataatcataaatcattaaaaactcGTATTTCTTAAATAGGAaccaccattttttttaacgtcaTCGTGTTAAGCTCGAAAaataattgtcattttgtgttttaatgcCTATACCTAAAGTCAAAATGATGGTTCCTATTTAAGAAATACGAGTTTTTCTTAACGATTTGtgactatatatatataatattatatattattattactatataattattatataattatataataaatttattgcgatttttatgaattattgcGATTTATAATGAATGCGACCTGGtatattgttttgattttataagttGGCAAACTGGTCCGGGTTAGTATTTCTCTCTTCAGATACaaatctttgaaaatctttGCAATTTCCTTTAGTAGTTGCCTTGAATTGGATCAGGATCCAATACGCCACTGTTTCTTGCCAAATCAAgctcataattttttctcaaatatatAATGAATAGGGCTAGATTTGAACGAAATCACAGTAGCATACTTTTCCCAAAAGTTATAAGTTTGcggaaactttatttaataaaatatgcgattttttaaaagacttTAGTgtaatacttttaatttagTAACCCTGAGTCgtcaatgaaaaaatatgaccaacaCCAAACAAAATTACAGAGGTGTCGaaagatgtttttttcttaCCAATTATATTTTGTAGCTGTTACTAGCCTGGGCCCACTACGCCACTGCTTTTTATCATTTGATGAAGGTGAACTTTTTTCCCACGTGGGGAAGGAATAGGATTAGTATTGAGTAAAATTACAATGTGGCAGagtcattttatttaaattttttttcaggttcTAGCGGCTTGCAGTccatatctcagaaactaagagATGCCATGTCACAGATTATgatatatctttttttttctgacaTATGAGTTCTTCGAGtcagttttatatttaaatagcCTTGAGCAACGTTTACCAAATACAACAAGGATTACCGGTACCACTTAGatgaatcttaaaaattaatggtaCCTAACGAGTCATCACAAGAGCCATTTCAGCTTCCATATCTTCCGCTTAAGGCAGGTCTATgaataaacttttcattttctaatatgACCTCGCATTTTGTTTATCTATGCCATTCATTATAGCTGGGCCGCGGTTCAATTTGGATAACCACAAAGTAAGCGCAATTGAGCGTAAGACAAGTATTGCTATCCGTTTAAACTTGATGATTAACGATGGACCTGAAAGTTAGGTACCAAATCGTTCAATTGTCATGGATGTTTTTGTTTGGGACTAAATAAATAGTCAGGTTAGTCAAAAGTCAGATTTAATCGAGCGTCAAAGATGGTCCCACACTCGTTAACGTGAAGAAAAAACCGAACCAGTTAAATACGTTAGAAACTGATTGTTTTAAAGGGATCGttactttttaaaagatttttcattatcatattatacagggtgtatcaaATGCTATGCGAAATTGCTTTTAGTTCTTGTGTCACGGTAAAGTGCTACTTTCAGATGGCAAATGTGTGCGGCGAGATTTATCTTCAATTAGTTAATGATGTATCCTTGTGTTAAGTACCTTGAAGTCAATCTGTCTCTCGCTATGTCCCTACTGTGCTTGTCAGTTGAAGTCTATAATATCGGTTgtattcatcaaaatttttaacaatttcaatgaattttttgattGAATAATGAAAACATTATGAAGGGTTTTCGTTAGAGTCCTTTTTACTCACATCTAACTTAAGCCTCTATCCGGGTTTGCTTTCCAGTTATCGTGCGTCTTCGGCAACCCGAACACAAACGATGTCGATTTTACCGGAATTGTCAAaccaaatcaaattttaaaagaacgATTTTTACCTGTTTTCAGCCCGGCACAGTCTTGTACGGACACTTATTACTTTCATGGGAAATTAATCATTAGTTCTTTAAAGAATCCAATTTTCCCCAAAggtttattgtaaatttgatatttttcgtGAACGGAAAAGGAGGGGACACagcgttattgttttgtttacaAAGCCTACTGTATAAAAGACCGAATGTCCTGTGAGAAACTAATAATTTGGCAACTGTGAAAAAGGCATGATAAAAgctcaaaatataatttattcttCGGCTAAGTATTAACGTTTCCctttaattgttaatattattattaagtgcacaaaattaatcattaacaACCACAATTATTGGATGATGACAAATTTGGTAAGTAAGTCATTTTGGCTGATCGTGTCCAACCAATCGCAGCGTGTTATATACTTGTCACGTGATcggatttattatttatgaagaaaaatacaaGTGTAGTGTGACACAAGTAGTGTTACAAGGCATTTCGGACTCTCACAATAGGACACCGAAAAATGGTTAATCATTATACGGGTATCGTTTCAAGTCAATTTTTAGATGAAAAGTAATTATGTGTGGACGGAcccatatttattattgattgaCGTGTAATGAATTGAAGCGGCTTTATATGGAAgagtaaatcattttttcggTGAAAAGATTGACAGATGATCAGTTGTTATTTGTCGCTTTCAAATTAAAGCCAGAGGGTGAAAATTGccattgaaacaattattacgCCTTTCTAAAACGATTAACCTTAAACAAAAGCGATTTTTAGACCAACCTCAAAACGGGCAATTCCCCAGACACTCGCATTGACCTAAAaagccaaaattaaaaaacgatCAAACCGACGCCCCCTCCCCTCCAAATTCCTCCGATCCGTACCAATAGCGTACCTCCCCTTTCAAACGCGACCTTGATCGAGCGAAACCACCACCAGTGCCGAAACAAAAGTGAATCGCGACCCCATTGAGTGGAAAAACAAGTGAGCGACGGTACCACTTGACGGGTACTAACCTATCGCGCTGCTGCTGGCGCGAACTCTTTTGCAACAATCTAGTGACCGCGAGAACGAG
Proteins encoded in this region:
- the LOC136408580 gene encoding serine protease easter-like, coding for MYYNIIVLVIVALSPQLCIAQLGDYCRTPLSQQGECISLLNCDSLYNILKTRPISSSDADFLRRSQCGFLGTTPKVCCPTGPVGSTTTQAPINQGIQSDLLPTTDVCGTGTINRIYGGEKAQLDEFPWMALVEYERPNGQRGFYCGGVLISSRYVLTAAHCLKGKDLPPNWKIISVRLGEYNTDTEEDCITTQDGQTQCAPPAVDVAVDERVAHESYNPFDANQYHDIALLRLIRNVKFSDYVKPICLPQVPTLQSKSYVNKNLIVAGWGKTENSSESNIKLKLEVPVNTHETCSNTYSQANVRLGAGQLCAGGKKGRDSCRGDSGGPLMTMDATPDGEINWYSIGVVSFGPSPCGMQNWPGVYTKVANYVPWIVGKLKA
- the LOC136408696 gene encoding odorant receptor 45b-like, translating into MSLHLFLAFPKKVLTTTGIWPSKDYSLLYNLRGIFTILNISLLAFCLSYNAACHIDNFVKLSESLTYLISVINSLLKISMLSKNRKMLFELVGMMEMESFTRFEKAYEGIGAGLWKTVNVVQTVFWWQVNMAFVFLNLFPVIESEALPMDFPHFRDGPFHYPFYLFESVSMALAAYDNMAVDLLTVGVISVTAMQLQILNKKLVDTEKNVKKLGGNTETMTLVYLVECCQHYNDIEKYIKCLLEVFSVNVFVQLGASIVAICNSGILILTVDPVSIEALSLIVYLVTMFAELGMYCWFGNHVYMESLEVTTCCYLSRWNEHDSNVRKTLFMLMERSKRALQIRGLQFTTLNFPTFIAILKWSYSYFTLLRNYTTMDSADK